The DNA window CCAAGACCGAGCCGCCGACCGGACCCAGCAGCGAGGTCGACGCAAAGACGACCTCTTACGGTCTCTCCGTCAGCATCCTCGGTTACTACTGAGACCGATCGCACGCGCTCAGCGCGCGAGCTTCGCAGCCTGCTCGAGCAGTAGGGCCATGTCCTCGTCACTGCTCGAGCGGTAATAACCACGGATCTGCCCGCTCTTGTCCACGAGCACCAGGTGTGACCCGTGCAGGATGCCGAAGTCCGGCGCGTTGGCGTCGGCCTTGCCGTCGAGCGCTTGTTTGAAGCCCTCGATGCTGGTCTTCTTCACGGTCTCGTAGTCACCCGTGAGCAGCGACCACGACGTCGTATCGAGGTCGTTCTTTTTCGCGTACTCGGCCAGCACCGCCGGGGTGTCGTTCTCGGGATCGACGCTGATGCTGACGAAGCGCAGCTTCAACTGCTTCGCCTTGGCCTCGGTCTGCAGCGCCTTCATGCGTTTGGTGATCTTCGGGCAGACGGTCGGACAGCGAGTGAAGAAGAAGGCGAGGATCCAGGGTGTGCCTTTGAGCTCGCCGCTGCCAAAGCGCGCTCCGCTCTGGTCCGTCAGAGAGAACTCTCCCGCCGGGTAGAGCACCCTGGGCTCGTCAGTACCCTTGCAACTGGTCACAGCCAGGCAGAGCCCGAGCACTAGAAGCAGCGTGCGCACCTTCACCGTGTCCCGTCGTATAGCGCACGCAGCGTCGCTTGGGAGGCTTTCCGTTCACCGCGCGCGATGCTCCAGACCCAGTCCCGGGCCGCGGTGTTCACCGGCGTCTCGATGCCGTGTCTTTCGCTGCGAGCGATGACCTCCCCGTTCAGGAAATCCACCGCGGGTGGCCGGCCCCGCTCGATGGCCGCGAGCATGCTGGAGCGCAGCCGCCGATAACGCGCCCCGACCGCCAGCAGCAGCGTGTGCTTGGCGAGCAGACCTGGGCTGCCCGCCGCAGTCCGTTCTGATTCGGTCAGCGCGATCCAGTCCAGATCGAGCGTGCCGCTCACCTTCTCCAGTTTCACACTCTCGGTGCGGGCCACGGCCACGACCTCGGTCATCACCTCCAGGGCCAACCGGCGCACGTGCCGATGCCGCATCAACACTCCGAGGCGTTCCCCGCCGATCGTGCCGAGCGTGGAGATGGCGCAGTTGATGGCGAGCTTGCTCCAGCGAGCGCCGCGCAGGTTCTGGCTGATGCTCACCGGACCCACGGCCTCGAGCACCCGCCCGAGCTCCTCGAGGCGCGCATCGGTTCCACCGTCGAGCCGACCGATGCTGAAGCCGCCGGCGCTCGTCCGATCGTACACCCCCGGCTCGACCATGGATGCGCCCCACGCCACCACCGCACCGATCACCCGCTCGGGCCCAACGAAGCGCGCGACGCGCTCTTCGCAGAGGCCGTTCTGAAAGCAGACCAGTCGGCCATCTTCTGCAAGAAAACTCGCCGCGTGCTCGGCCGCGGCCTCGACCGCTGGCGGCTGCGTCGCGAGCAGGATCAGATCGAACGGCGTGACGTCCGGCTGCAGTCGCTCGTGGATGGCGGTGGGCCGTGACGCGTCGGGTGCCTCTTCGCCGGTCACGCGAACTCCATGCTCGCGCAGCGCGCCCGCGATCTCCGGATTCGTCGTGACGACCGAGACGTCGTGCCCGAGCGCGAGCAGGTTCCCGGCGATCACCCCGCCGATGGCGCCGCAGCCGACCACCAGGACGCGAGGCCCATTCCCTTCAGCCATGCCTCCAGGGACTAGCCCAATTTCGCCGGCGCGGCCTCAGACATCGACGAGGTTTCGAGCACTTACGCGCCGCGCCAGCCCCCGGGAACCTCAGAAACCATGCTTTTTTCCACCTGGAAACTTGCAAAGCTCGGCGCCCTCTTGTACGAGGGCCGCACACATTGGCTCACCTGAACGGGCCTGTGGGAAGAAGACCAATGCGACGCCTCCTCAAGCTCCTTGCTCGCCTCCGCCTGCCGATGCCGGCGCTGGCCTGAGTCGCTTGTACTGACTTTCGCACTCGACTGAGTGCGCTCCCTTATCCCTTACGGGCGCTTCCTTCCTCTCTTTTCTTAGCTCCGGCCGCTTGGCGCTCCCCCTCTCGCGCCCCGCCGACTCGCGAACGAGGCTCTGGTGCTGCACCTCCGCGACGCCCGTGACGACGACGCCGACGCGCTCATCCGGCTGATCGGGGACGTGTTCGCGGAGTACCCGGGCTGTGTGATGGACGCGGACGGCGAGCTGCCCGAGCTCCTCCAAATTGCGAGCTACTTCCGCGACCACGACGGAGAGTTCTGGGTCGCCGAGCGCGACGGGCTCGTCGTTGGCTGCATCGGCTACTCACCAGCTGCTGATCCAGCCGGGATCGAGCTGAAGAAGCTCTACGTGCAGGCGAGCGAACGAAAATCTGGGCTTGGCGGAATGCTCGTGGAGCGGGTCGAGGCCCGCGCGCGCGAGCGAGGCGCCCGTTTCATCGACCTCTGGAGTGACACTCGCTTCGTGACGGCGCATGCCTTCTACGAGCGCCGCGGATGGAAGCGGGGCCCGACGACGCGTGAGCTCCACGACAAGAGCTACACCGTCGAGTTCTACTTCCGGAGAGAGCTCACTCCGTGATCGTGTTCCAGAACAGGTTGGCGACCTGCTGATGCCCTTCCGGCGTCGGGTGAATGCAGGTGAGATCGAACCAGTTGCTGGAGTTCGGGATGTAACACTGCTGCTTCGTGTCGGCGAAGTTGAAGCCGTGCCCACAGAAGGCTTCACCCAGGAAGATCATGTCGGCCTTCGCGTCGACGGCGATCTTCATGTAACCCTCGCGAACCTTGACCAGCATCGCCGTGCCGGCGACCCACTCGCCAGATAGCCCGATCAAATTGCCGGTTGGACAGCTGCCGAGATTGCCGGTCAGGCCCGTGAACTCGTAGACGTTCGAGAACACCACCCAGGAGCCGTTGGGGAAGTTGGTCGGATCCTTCAGCCAGTCCACCGCCTTCTTCATGTTCGCGAGCGTCACGTCCGCTTTCACGCCCGCTTCGGCCGCCGACAACTTGTCCTTTGCCATCGACACCAGGTCGTTGCCGCCCATGGTGATGACCACCAAGGTCTTCTTCGGCTCCGCCGCCGGGAAACACTTGGGGATCTGGTTGTCACCCGCGAAGAAGTCCTTGGTCTGTGCGCCGTTCACCGCGCAGCTCGCCACCTCGATGTTGGGCCACTTCGCTTTGGCCAGGTCGGTGACCAGCTGTCGGTACACCTTGTTGGCTGGCGTCGGGAAAGTCCCGACGGTGATCGAGTCCCCGAGGAAGACGAGCTTCTCCGGATCCTGAATGTCCTGGATGTTGGTGCCCGAGCAGCTGCTGTTCAGCTTCGCGCCGAACTGGTCGTAGTCCACGTAGACGAGCCCGTCGTAGACGTCGGAGTAGCAGCCGGCCGCGCCGGTGCCGCCACCGCCGCTCGAGCCGGCCGCTCCGCCGCTTGCGCCACCCGTGTTGCCCGTGTTGCCCGAACCGCCACCGCCGCTGACTGCACCCGAACCTCCGGCGCCCGACGCACCAGCAGCACCACCCGACGAAGAACCTCCGGTGCTGCTCGCGTCATCAGAGCTCGAACCTCCGCAGCCGACGACCAGCACGAGACCGGCGCACGCGGCGCCCCAACTGAAATTACCAAGCATAGACTTTACCGATGGAAGCATGTTGGCTCCCTCCCGCGGTGATGCGGAGAGGTTAGACCAACGCGCGAAGTCGCGCCACCGCCGCGGCTTCCCGCGAACGTGCCTAGAGGGTATGGAGCCAAGCAATGCGGCTCATCCTGGTGCAGCCTCAGCTCCGACACAGTGACACCGCCGACAACCTCGGCAGAGTGCAGGAGAGCCTCGCGCGCTCCCAGATCGCCCCGCTATCCTCGGATCTCTTGCTCTTGCCGGAACGCGTCACGAGCACGGGATCTCGGGACGATTACCTGAGCGCCCTCACCGAGCTCGCGTCGAAGCTCGGGTGTGCGGTTGTAGGTGGTTCACACCATGAAGAGCGCGGTGAAGAGCGCGTCAACACCGGCACCGCCGTGTCCGCCACGGGCGAAATCCTCGGCAGCTACGAGAAGGTCAGGCCCTACGCCACCGAGCGCCAGTGGGTGCGCGGGGGGCAGCGCCCGGGCGAGCTGTCGATCGGCGGGCGGCGATTCATGGTGCTGATCTGCGCTGACTTCTGGTTCTCCGACCTGTTCCATCAGGCCGAGCACCTACCAGACGTGGTGCTCGTCCCGGCGCTGTCGGTGAGCCGCAAACCCGAGCCCGACTACTCGCGCGCCCTGTGGCGACACCTGGCCATCGCTCGGGCCTACGAGATGGGGACCTTCGTCGGCGTCAGCGACTGGGGACATCCCTCCGAGCTACCGATGCTCGGAGCGAGCGGCGTCGGGGGGCTCGCCGATCCGACGGCGCTGGACCCGTCGGAGTTCTTCACGCCCATCGGGGAGAGCGGCGCTCGGGCGTTCGAGCTGGACTTCGCGCGTCTCGAGGCGTTCCGCTCCGATCGCCGAGAGCGGGGTTTCTTCTGGAAACCGTCGGCAGCCGACGAGACGACCTGATGGCGGAACCCGGCCTGTGTTCGACGTGCCGGCACTGCCGAGCGGTGCAGAGTGCCCGCGGCAGCACGTTTTGTTTGTGTGAGCGCTCCCGCTCCGAGCCGGCTTTCCCCAAGTACCCCCCGCTTCCCGTGCTCCACTGCCTGGGGTACGAGACCAAGACCGCGCATGGCGAGCCCGAGCACGAAGACTGACGACGTCCCCCACGTCGTGATCATCGGCGGCGGCTTCGGAGGTCTGGCCACCGCCCGCGCTCTCAGCGGAGCTCACACCCGCCTCACGCTGGTCGATCGTTCGAACCACCATCTGTTTCAGCCGCTGCTGTATCAGGTCGCAACCGCCGGACTGTCACCGGCGGACATCGCCTACCCCATCCGCACCGTGCTGCGTCACCAGGACAACGCCCGGGTGCTCTTGGCGGAAGTGACCGGCATCGATCTGGCAGCAAAACACTGCGTGCTCGACGACGGCAGCCACCTGCCATTCGACTATCTGGTCGTCGCCGCCGGTGCCCGCACCAACTACTTCGACAAAGAAGCCGAATGGAAGGCGCACGCGCTGGGGCTGAAAGATCTCGACGAGGCGCTCGCGATCCGCCGGCGTGTCCTGCTCGCCTTCGAGGCGGCGGAGCGAGAAAAGGACAGTGTCGCGCGCCAGCGTTTGCTCACCTTCGTGATCATCGGGGGCGGCCCGACCGGGGTCGAGGTGGCCGGCGCCCTGAGTGATCTCGCGCGCACCGTGCTCGCCGACGACTTTCGCACCATCGATCCGAGCATCGCGCGGATCGTGATCGTCGAACGGGGCGACCGCCTGCTCGCTGGCGGGTTTCACCCCAAGCTCAGCAAGAAGGCACTCCGGCAGCTGGTCGAGCTCGGAGTGGAGGTGCGGCTTTCGACGACCGTCGAGCGTGTCGACCCGCGAGGCGTGAGCGTGAACGGAGGAGAACGCATCGACGCCGCCACGGTGCTCTGGACCGCCGGCATCAAGGCCCGCGGCGTCGCGCGCACGTTGGGCAGCGAGCTCGATCGAACGGGACGAGTCATCGTCGGACCCGACTGCCGCATCCCCGGCCAGACGCACGCATTCGCCATCGGTGACATCGCCCACATGGTGCAGGCGGGAGACACCGAGCCGCTGCCGGGCCTCGCGCCGGTAGCGCTGCAACAAGGCCGCTACGTCGGCCGGCTGATCGCCGAGGCAGCGCAGAACCCGAAGCCGTTTCACTACGTGGACAAGGGCGTGATGGCGACCATCGGCCGCTCCCGCGCGGTCGCGCAGGCCATGAGCGGTTCACTCAAGCTGAGCGGGTTCGTGGCCTGGTGCGCCTGGCTCTTCATCCACATCTGGTTCCTGATCGGCTTTCGCAACCGGGTCAGCGTGCTGGCCAACTGGCTGTGGAACTACGTCACCTACCGGCGCGGGGCG is part of the Myxococcales bacterium genome and encodes:
- a CDS encoding SGNH/GDSL hydrolase family protein — its product is MLPSVKSMLGNFSWGAACAGLVLVVGCGGSSSDDASSTGGSSSGGAAGASGAGGSGAVSGGGGSGNTGNTGGASGGAAGSSGGGGTGAAGCYSDVYDGLVYVDYDQFGAKLNSSCSGTNIQDIQDPEKLVFLGDSITVGTFPTPANKVYRQLVTDLAKAKWPNIEVASCAVNGAQTKDFFAGDNQIPKCFPAAEPKKTLVVITMGGNDLVSMAKDKLSAAEAGVKADVTLANMKKAVDWLKDPTNFPNGSWVVFSNVYEFTGLTGNLGSCPTGNLIGLSGEWVAGTAMLVKVREGYMKIAVDAKADMIFLGEAFCGHGFNFADTKQQCYIPNSSNWFDLTCIHPTPEGHQQVANLFWNTITE
- a CDS encoding SCO family protein, which gives rise to MKVRTLLLVLGLCLAVTSCKGTDEPRVLYPAGEFSLTDQSGARFGSGELKGTPWILAFFFTRCPTVCPKITKRMKALQTEAKAKQLKLRFVSISVDPENDTPAVLAEYAKKNDLDTTSWSLLTGDYETVKKTSIEGFKQALDGKADANAPDFGILHGSHLVLVDKSGQIRGYYRSSSDEDMALLLEQAAKLAR
- a CDS encoding 2-dehydropantoate 2-reductase, with amino-acid sequence MAEGNGPRVLVVGCGAIGGVIAGNLLALGHDVSVVTTNPEIAGALREHGVRVTGEEAPDASRPTAIHERLQPDVTPFDLILLATQPPAVEAAAEHAASFLAEDGRLVCFQNGLCEERVARFVGPERVIGAVVAWGASMVEPGVYDRTSAGGFSIGRLDGGTDARLEELGRVLEAVGPVSISQNLRGARWSKLAINCAISTLGTIGGERLGVLMRHRHVRRLALEVMTEVVAVARTESVKLEKVSGTLDLDWIALTESERTAAGSPGLLAKHTLLLAVGARYRRLRSSMLAAIERGRPPAVDFLNGEVIARSERHGIETPVNTAARDWVWSIARGERKASQATLRALYDGTR
- a CDS encoding carbon-nitrogen hydrolase family protein; this encodes MRLILVQPQLRHSDTADNLGRVQESLARSQIAPLSSDLLLLPERVTSTGSRDDYLSALTELASKLGCAVVGGSHHEERGEERVNTGTAVSATGEILGSYEKVRPYATERQWVRGGQRPGELSIGGRRFMVLICADFWFSDLFHQAEHLPDVVLVPALSVSRKPEPDYSRALWRHLAIARAYEMGTFVGVSDWGHPSELPMLGASGVGGLADPTALDPSEFFTPIGESGARAFELDFARLEAFRSDRRERGFFWKPSAADETT
- a CDS encoding GNAT family N-acetyltransferase; the encoded protein is MLHLRDARDDDADALIRLIGDVFAEYPGCVMDADGELPELLQIASYFRDHDGEFWVAERDGLVVGCIGYSPAADPAGIELKKLYVQASERKSGLGGMLVERVEARARERGARFIDLWSDTRFVTAHAFYERRGWKRGPTTRELHDKSYTVEFYFRRELTP
- a CDS encoding NAD(P)/FAD-dependent oxidoreductase, whose translation is MASPSTKTDDVPHVVIIGGGFGGLATARALSGAHTRLTLVDRSNHHLFQPLLYQVATAGLSPADIAYPIRTVLRHQDNARVLLAEVTGIDLAAKHCVLDDGSHLPFDYLVVAAGARTNYFDKEAEWKAHALGLKDLDEALAIRRRVLLAFEAAEREKDSVARQRLLTFVIIGGGPTGVEVAGALSDLARTVLADDFRTIDPSIARIVIVERGDRLLAGGFHPKLSKKALRQLVELGVEVRLSTTVERVDPRGVSVNGGERIDAATVLWTAGIKARGVARTLGSELDRTGRVIVGPDCRIPGQTHAFAIGDIAHMVQAGDTEPLPGLAPVALQQGRYVGRLIAEAAQNPKPFHYVDKGVMATIGRSRAVAQAMSGSLKLSGFVAWCAWLFIHIWFLIGFRNRVSVLANWLWNYVTYRRGARLITGERSWDLLPVIAGHPPTPEPEASPAVEHAPAAES